A DNA window from Candidatus Zixiibacteriota bacterium contains the following coding sequences:
- a CDS encoding peptide chain release factor 2, translating to MAVKSTSCEVIFDLEKRADKIDSLEKKTTADDFWNDQERAQTILKQIKIEKDWIEAVDSIEQSYEDLTVLKELVDEDPSQENNHELADAAEKFENKLSGLELKTFLSGEDDHRDAILSIHPGAGGTESADWASMLLRMYMRYADQKGFQTETIDFQPGDEAGLKSATLEIKGDFAYGYLKSESGVHRLVRISPFDANKRRHTSFASVFVYPVIESNIDINIKDDDIRLDTYRASGAGGQHVNKVSSAVRITHLETGIVVTCQSERSQLKNR from the coding sequence ATCGCCGTAAAATCGACAAGCTGCGAGGTTATCTTTGACCTCGAAAAGCGGGCTGATAAAATAGATTCTCTGGAAAAAAAGACTACTGCCGATGATTTCTGGAACGACCAGGAACGGGCTCAGACCATCCTCAAGCAAATAAAGATCGAAAAGGACTGGATTGAGGCAGTCGATTCGATCGAGCAGTCCTACGAGGACCTGACGGTCTTAAAGGAGCTTGTCGACGAGGATCCCTCGCAGGAGAATAACCACGAGCTGGCCGATGCCGCCGAGAAATTCGAGAACAAGCTGAGCGGACTGGAGCTTAAGACTTTCCTCTCGGGTGAGGACGATCACCGCGACGCCATCCTCTCGATTCATCCCGGCGCAGGCGGTACCGAGTCGGCCGATTGGGCCTCAATGCTTTTGCGGATGTACATGCGTTATGCTGACCAGAAAGGATTTCAGACCGAGACGATCGACTTTCAGCCGGGTGATGAAGCTGGTCTCAAATCGGCTACGCTCGAAATCAAGGGCGATTTTGCCTACGGTTACCTCAAGTCCGAATCGGGAGTGCACAGGCTGGTCAGGATTTCTCCCTTCGACGCCAACAAGAGACGGCACACCTCTTTCGCATCGGTCTTCGTCTACCCGGTGATCGAGAGCAATATCGATATCAATATAAAAGATGACGATATCCGGCTCGATACCTACCGTGCCTCGGGCGCGGGCGGTCAGCATGTCAATAAAGTCTCCTCGGCGGTACGTATCACCCATCTCGAGACTGGCATTGTGGTGACCTGCCAGTCGGAGCGGTCGCAACTCAAAAACCG